The Brassica napus cultivar Da-Ae chromosome C1, Da-Ae, whole genome shotgun sequence DNA segment aaaacacgtttttgcaattttgacgggaaaacatttttttgcaattttagcgggaaaatgcattttggggttttggcgggaaaaagtAGTTTTTAGCACGGGAAAAAgtgtttttgtagttttgtcagttttcgtttgtgacaaaaatgatattatgtttaggtttgtaatttgtgaattacattaggggtataatagacattataccattttgaatgaaccatctccattcaaatgatccaaattggttcagctgaatggactttaaaattaagcctaaatttcCAAAAGTCATCCGGATGATCCATCTGAATGAGTTGCACTTTTAGTGCCTAAACAAACGAAACTCTCATCTTCATCCAAATCGTTCATCCagatggagaaacaaacaggccCTATAGATAATGTGGCCGTTGAGTTGGATAGCTTTTGGATTTAGTTGAGTCTGTTGACTTGAGAGCTACGTCTGGGTTAGGCCAGCGTTATTCAATAACGTTTCCATAATCAAATACATTGGATTGAGTAGATTTGTATCGGAGGAGAAATACAAGTAACTCTTATCAATAATAATATCATTAAAAACCCCTGGTCTCAAAAAAAGCCAAACCTTTTTCTACTGACATTCAAGAGAAGTAGTGACATTTATGGAAGTCCTCACAACAAGGTTAGGGAGAGGAAAAATAGAACACATGGACACCTAAACTAACACCAGCACCAAGAGCTATAAGAAGAAACCAGGAGATAGCCACTTCTATAAACTGTCCTGTTCTGAATTCAGAGATGAGAATGTAGCAATACGTACGCAAAGAAACCTGAAACCCCGTATTCCAGGTATCCCTGAAACAAGAGATGCCTAAATATAAGCAAGCAGAGAGAACACGACAAAATGATGGTGAAAAAGAGTTGAAGATTGCAGAAAACACACCAATGCAGAATAAAAGCTTGCTAGTCTCTAGTCAGTGTGGATAGATGTGCCATGCCTCCAGCTATTTGTACAGAGCTACGTACATCCAAAAGGGCCTCTGCCAAGTGCCAAAACCTCGACGGTTTGGTGAGTTCAGGTCTTCTACAAACGGTAAATGATAACATGTGGGGGTTTTGGTAATTATTAAGAAAGAGTAAGGGttagttttaaactttttatttgtgAGGGTAATTTGCTAAATTACATTTCAGTTATAAAACCCAAACCAGTCGATCAGCTTTTTCGTCGTCACAAGCAAGAGATGAGTAGTTTCAAGCTAAGCGTGGGAGATTTTCTTGACAAGCTAGACTCCGTTGCATCCTCTCAAGTGAAAATCTCCATTTTAGAAGATGttttgaagaagcttgatcaagAGAGGAAAGAAGATGAAAAGATGAATCAAGATCCATCTGCCGAGAGAGAAAGTGCAATTGCTCTGCTTTCTAGCGTGCGTCACAACATTCTCCAAACGATATCATCTTCCTCCAATCTTCAGCCACCGCCGCGAGACCTCTTTACGGCACCGTCATCCTCCTCTCTTCAGCCACCGACGACCGACTTCTTTAGGGAGCCATCGTCCAGTGCACAACCACCACCGACGCACTTCTTTACTACATCTCTTAGACCTCCGTCATTCTCCTCATCCTCGACACCATCAACTTTTCCATAG contains these protein-coding regions:
- the LOC125580029 gene encoding uncharacterized protein LOC125580029, yielding MSSFKLSVGDFLDKLDSVASSQVKISILEDVLKKLDQERKEDEKMNQDPSAERESAIALLSSVRHNILQTISSSSNLQPPPRDLFTAPSSSSLQPPTTDFFREPSSSAQPPPTHFFTTSLRPPSFSSSSTPSTFP